One region of Flavobacterium pisciphilum genomic DNA includes:
- a CDS encoding MDR family MFS transporter codes for MFITAFQRYINNFRGFSREIWILTLVTFINRAGTMVLPFLSKYLKEDLQFTYNQVGWIMVSFGLGSMLGSWLGGKLSDKIGFYKIMVFSLFTSGVSLFFLQYLTSFWTLCVGMFCIMAVADMFRPAMFVSLGAYAKPENRTRALTLVRLAVNLGFAAGPALGGLIIMGIGYQGLFWVDGASCIVSISIFALLVKEKKKPVHDSSHDIICEPKSVFKDKIFWMFLFVSFATAMIFFQLFTTLPLYHNEQFGLTELQTGLLMTLNGLLIFSLEMPIVSYLERKAFQKIKIIIYGSLLMGLSFYLLLINVWAGILVFAMIVVSLGEILTFPFSNAFALSRAPRGQEGRYMALYTMSFSLAHIVSSKVGFEFITQLGYQTNWFIMGSIGLTATAFCFWIRKELQKENSIL; via the coding sequence ATGTTTATAACTGCCTTTCAACGTTACATTAACAATTTCAGAGGATTTTCTAGAGAGATTTGGATACTAACACTTGTTACGTTTATTAATCGTGCCGGAACAATGGTACTTCCTTTTTTATCTAAGTACTTAAAAGAAGATCTTCAGTTTACGTACAACCAAGTTGGGTGGATTATGGTTTCTTTTGGATTAGGCTCTATGCTTGGTTCTTGGCTTGGTGGTAAACTATCAGACAAAATAGGCTTTTACAAAATAATGGTCTTTAGTCTCTTTACTAGTGGTGTTTCCCTTTTCTTTTTACAATACCTAACATCTTTCTGGACATTATGCGTCGGTATGTTTTGTATTATGGCTGTAGCCGATATGTTTCGTCCTGCAATGTTTGTTTCTCTTGGTGCTTATGCCAAACCCGAAAATAGAACCCGAGCCTTAACATTAGTACGACTTGCAGTAAATCTAGGTTTTGCAGCCGGTCCTGCATTAGGAGGTCTAATTATTATGGGAATTGGCTATCAAGGATTATTTTGGGTTGATGGAGCTTCATGTATTGTTTCAATCTCAATTTTTGCCTTATTAGTAAAAGAAAAGAAAAAACCAGTTCATGATAGTAGCCATGACATAATATGCGAACCAAAATCAGTGTTTAAAGACAAGATATTTTGGATGTTTTTATTTGTGAGCTTTGCAACTGCCATGATTTTCTTTCAGCTTTTCACAACTTTACCATTATATCACAATGAGCAATTTGGTCTAACCGAATTACAAACTGGACTCTTAATGACTTTGAATGGTCTCTTAATATTTTCATTAGAGATGCCAATTGTGAGTTATTTGGAGCGTAAAGCATTTCAAAAGATAAAAATAATTATTTACGGCTCACTATTGATGGGCTTGAGTTTCTATTTGCTGCTAATTAATGTTTGGGCTGGAATCCTTGTATTTGCAATGATTGTAGTTTCTCTAGGCGAGATATTGACTTTTCCATTCTCAAATGCTTTCGCCTTAAGCAGAGCACCACGTGGCCAAGAAGGGCGCTATATGGCCTTATACACTATGAGCTTTAGTTTGGCGCATATTGTCAGTTCTAAAGTAGGTTTTGAATTCATTACTCAATTAGGATATCAAACCAATTGGTTCATAATGGGATCTATTGGACTAACCGCTACAGCTTTTTGTTTTTGGATTCGAAAAGAATTGCAAAAAGAAAACAGCATTTTATAA
- a CDS encoding DUF1684 domain-containing protein, producing the protein MKKLILLLILLAFNFGVAQEKLNSAAAENFQKTINGEYADVKTSPLLAEDLKTFKTLDFYPINEKYSVVAKFVKAKNEKAFEMKTSTDRKPMYIKYGTIYFTIDGVDSQLNVYKNIDLSKKAEYKDHLFLPFSDLTSGKETYIGGRYIDLKIPKGNTIAVDFNQAYNPYCAYNHKYSCPIVPLENDLNVAIHAGVKKFHD; encoded by the coding sequence ATGAAAAAACTAATTCTACTTTTGATACTTTTAGCATTTAATTTTGGGGTTGCTCAAGAAAAATTAAATAGTGCTGCTGCCGAAAATTTTCAAAAGACTATTAATGGTGAATATGCTGATGTGAAAACGAGTCCACTATTAGCCGAAGACTTAAAAACATTCAAGACATTAGATTTTTATCCAATAAATGAGAAATATTCAGTTGTAGCTAAATTTGTGAAAGCTAAAAATGAAAAAGCTTTTGAGATGAAAACATCAACAGATAGAAAGCCAATGTATATAAAATATGGTACGATTTATTTCACTATTGATGGTGTTGACTCCCAATTAAACGTATACAAAAATATTGATCTTTCTAAAAAAGCTGAATATAAAGACCATCTGTTTCTTCCTTTTTCAGATTTAACTTCTGGTAAAGAGACCTATATAGGAGGGAGATATATTGATTTAAAAATTCCAAAAGGAAATACTATAGCTGTTGATTTTAATCAGGCGTATAATCCGTATTGTGCTTATAATCATAAATATTCATGCCCAATTGTACCTTTGGAGAATGATTTGAATGTGGCTATTCATGCAGGAGTTAAAAAGTTTCATGATTAA
- a CDS encoding TatD family hydrolase — MEFFNFHTHKSINHPDILDLVNQYPNDFDEGIAYYSIGIHPWYIVKDRIEADLEIIDQKLATENCLAIGECGLDKRTEVPFELQVAVFEKQLLLAQKHQKPVVIHCVAAFQEVIALKKKLTITVPMIIHGFSKNEQVAKQLLDNGFYISFGKYLIKNPHLETVFKSIPDNRFFLETDTIDENIETVYALAAKYKNITIDELKQLIWSNFKIVFNK, encoded by the coding sequence ATGGAATTTTTTAATTTCCATACACATAAATCTATAAATCATCCAGATATTTTGGATTTGGTCAATCAATACCCTAATGATTTTGATGAAGGTATTGCTTATTACTCCATAGGAATTCATCCGTGGTATATTGTTAAGGATCGAATTGAAGCTGATTTGGAGATTATAGATCAAAAACTAGCAACCGAAAATTGTCTAGCTATTGGTGAATGTGGTTTGGATAAACGAACTGAAGTTCCGTTTGAACTGCAAGTAGCTGTTTTTGAAAAACAATTACTTCTTGCTCAAAAGCATCAAAAACCTGTTGTCATACATTGTGTAGCAGCATTTCAGGAAGTAATTGCTTTAAAGAAGAAATTGACGATTACTGTTCCTATGATTATTCATGGGTTTTCAAAAAATGAACAAGTAGCCAAACAGCTTTTGGATAATGGATTCTATATTTCTTTTGGAAAATATTTAATCAAGAATCCACATTTAGAAACTGTCTTTAAAAGCATTCCTGATAATCGATTTTTTCTAGAAACCGATACTATTGATGAAAACATAGAAACAGTATATGCTTTGGCAGCAAAATACAAAAACATAACAATTGATGAATTAAAACAGTTAATCTGGAGTAATTTTAAAATTGTATTTAATAAATAA
- a CDS encoding tRNA threonylcarbamoyladenosine dehydratase → MAEWTERAELLFKKEGLDNLKNSHVLVVGLGGVGSFAAEFLARAGVGTMTIVDGDVVDITNINRQLPALHSTVGQPKVTIVGDRLMDINPELKLIRVQEFLSPERAFEIVTEEFDYVLDCIDSVTPKLNLIIAAKRKRVKIISSMGAGGKMEASKVKVTDISNTVNCYFAKTIRRRLKEAKIDKLKVVFSSEIQDEASLKMTDGSNFKKSFYGTNSYMPGLFGLYAAETVIRYLLKK, encoded by the coding sequence ATGGCAGAGTGGACTGAAAGAGCCGAATTATTATTTAAAAAAGAGGGATTAGATAATCTTAAAAATTCACACGTTCTTGTTGTTGGATTAGGTGGAGTGGGATCATTTGCAGCAGAGTTTTTAGCCAGAGCAGGAGTAGGAACGATGACTATTGTAGATGGAGATGTAGTAGATATTACCAATATAAACAGACAATTGCCAGCTTTACACTCAACTGTAGGGCAACCTAAAGTTACTATTGTAGGTGACCGTTTAATGGATATTAATCCTGAATTAAAATTAATCAGAGTTCAGGAGTTTCTTTCACCTGAGCGTGCTTTCGAGATAGTTACTGAGGAATTTGATTATGTTTTGGATTGCATTGATAGTGTTACTCCAAAACTAAACTTGATTATTGCTGCCAAACGCAAGCGTGTAAAAATTATTAGCAGTATGGGAGCTGGTGGAAAAATGGAAGCTTCGAAAGTAAAAGTTACTGATATTTCGAATACAGTAAATTGTTATTTTGCTAAAACAATTCGCAGAAGATTAAAAGAAGCTAAAATTGATAAATTGAAAGTGGTTTTTTCTTCTGAGATTCAAGATGAAGCAAGTTTGAAAATGACTGACGGATCTAATTTTAAGAAATCATTTTACGGTACCAATAGCTATATGCCAGGATTATTTGGTTTATATGCTGCCGAAACCGTGATTCGTTATTTGCTTAAGAAGTAG
- a CDS encoding HAD family hydrolase, with protein sequence MIKTVIFDMDGVIVDTEPVHSYAYHKQFLELNIEVSDEVYTSFTGFSTRNTFQALKNIFPSIEQGVEDLIQRKRTIFNDAFDTKEDLYLLEGVEDLIKDLYANGIQLILASSASKVTIERVFTRFNLHQYFTDTVSGEDFPQSKPNPAIFLHAASLSKAPKENCIIIEDSTNGVKAAKAAGIYCVGYNSEHSKMQDLSDADIVINHFNELNFEKIVQIKSSIR encoded by the coding sequence ATGATTAAAACAGTAATTTTTGATATGGACGGTGTAATTGTAGATACAGAACCCGTACATTCTTATGCTTACCACAAACAATTTTTGGAATTAAATATAGAAGTGTCTGATGAAGTTTATACTTCGTTCACAGGATTTTCTACACGTAATACATTTCAAGCTTTAAAGAATATTTTTCCATCGATAGAGCAAGGAGTTGAAGATTTGATTCAGAGAAAAAGAACTATTTTTAATGATGCTTTCGATACCAAAGAAGATTTGTATTTATTAGAAGGTGTTGAGGATTTAATTAAGGATTTGTATGCTAATGGTATACAATTGATTCTAGCTTCATCAGCTTCAAAAGTGACTATTGAGCGTGTTTTTACCCGTTTTAATTTGCATCAATATTTTACTGATACCGTAAGTGGCGAAGACTTTCCTCAATCTAAGCCAAATCCAGCGATTTTTTTACATGCAGCATCATTGTCTAAAGCGCCAAAAGAAAACTGTATTATCATTGAAGATAGTACAAATGGTGTAAAAGCTGCAAAAGCAGCAGGAATATATTGTGTAGGATATAATAGCGAACATTCTAAAATGCAGGACTTATCAGATGCTGATATCGTTATTAATCATTTTAATGAATTAAATTTTGAAAAAATAGTACAAATAAAGTCTTCTATTAGGTAA
- a CDS encoding DUF2911 domain-containing protein produces the protein MKKVLIALAIVIAPFVAEAQIKTPQASPKAVVNQIVGLTDVEVTYSRPGARGRAVFGNLVPFGKLWRTGANENSVISFSDDVVIDGKTLKKGKYAIFTVPRIESWDVIFYSKTDNWGLPENWSDADVALKTTVKEDALNKAVETFTIGINNLDANSGTIDIAWENSSASVKFEVPTDKIASESIKRVLAGPSSNDYFAAAQYTFQAKGGDIAKAREYVDKAIELSADKPFYFYRLKSLIQAKQGDKKGAIETAKVSLAASEAAKNQDYVKMNKDSISEWSK, from the coding sequence ATGAAAAAAGTACTTATTGCCTTAGCAATTGTTATTGCTCCATTTGTAGCAGAAGCACAAATAAAAACACCTCAAGCGAGTCCGAAAGCAGTTGTAAACCAGATTGTTGGTTTAACAGATGTAGAAGTTACTTACTCAAGACCAGGCGCTAGAGGTAGAGCAGTCTTTGGAAATTTGGTTCCGTTTGGTAAATTATGGAGAACGGGTGCAAACGAAAATTCAGTAATATCATTTAGTGATGATGTTGTAATTGATGGAAAAACATTGAAAAAAGGAAAATATGCTATCTTCACTGTTCCAAGAATTGAAAGTTGGGATGTTATTTTCTATTCAAAAACGGATAACTGGGGATTGCCAGAAAATTGGAGTGATGCTGATGTAGCTTTAAAAACTACTGTAAAAGAAGATGCTCTAAACAAAGCAGTTGAAACATTCACAATTGGAATTAATAATCTAGACGCTAATTCAGGAACTATTGATATTGCTTGGGAAAATTCTTCAGCATCAGTTAAATTTGAAGTTCCTACAGATAAAATTGCTTCAGAAAGTATCAAAAGAGTATTGGCTGGACCATCATCAAATGATTATTTTGCAGCAGCACAATATACTTTCCAAGCTAAAGGGGGAGATATTGCTAAAGCAAGAGAGTATGTTGACAAAGCAATTGAGTTAAGTGCAGATAAGCCTTTCTATTTCTACAGACTTAAATCTTTAATCCAAGCTAAACAAGGAGACAAAAAAGGAGCTATTGAAACTGCTAAAGTTTCACTTGCTGCTTCAGAAGCTGCTAAAAATCAGGATTACGTAAAAATGAATAAAGACAGTATTTCTGAATGGAGTAAATAA
- a CDS encoding DoxX family protein produces MKPLFVLLSTFILSIIIIKLVTHQYDLLFAARISMCIMLFFTAIAHFAFTKGMSMMIPPFVPFKTELVYVTGILEIILGIGLLMPDFKVYSAWALIVFFIFLLPANIYAAINHIDYQKGTFNGNGTSYLWFRVPLQVFFILWIYLSAIKIW; encoded by the coding sequence ATGAAACCACTATTCGTTTTACTTTCAACTTTTATACTGTCAATTATTATTATAAAGCTGGTAACCCATCAATATGACTTATTATTTGCTGCAAGAATATCAATGTGCATTATGCTTTTCTTTACAGCAATTGCACATTTTGCCTTTACAAAAGGCATGTCAATGATGATACCCCCATTTGTGCCATTTAAAACAGAATTAGTATATGTAACAGGTATATTAGAAATTATACTTGGAATTGGCCTTTTAATGCCTGATTTTAAAGTGTACTCAGCATGGGCTTTAATTGTATTCTTTATTTTTTTGCTTCCAGCAAATATTTATGCAGCAATAAATCATATTGATTACCAAAAAGGAACATTCAACGGAAACGGAACATCCTATTTATGGTTCAGAGTTCCTTTGCAAGTCTTTTTTATACTCTGGATTTATTTGAGTGCTATTAAAATATGGTAA